Proteins co-encoded in one Pseudomonas beijingensis genomic window:
- the hcnB gene encoding cyanide-forming glycine dehydrogenase subunit HcnB has protein sequence MSLDPVIVGGGPAGMAAAIELASHGVRCTVLEEAPRLGGVVYRGPLRDGVSLDYLGPRYREALEKLHGEYQRHAGLIDVRLGNRVIGAEGFRALMLLDADERLGEVAYSHLVLAAGCHERSVPFPGWTLPGVMMLGGLQLQIKSGVVRPPSPVVIAGTGPLLPLVACQLHASGVAVAGVFEACGFSRIAKESLALLNKPQLFLDGLSMLAYLKLKGIPVRYGWGVVQADGEGELSHVTVAPYSNTWEPDLKRAEQVPAQTLAVGYGFIPRTQLSQQMGLEHGFSEDGYLRAVSDAWQQSSEAHIHLAGDMGGIRGGEAAMLSGRIAALSILMQRNVLDLSTALAQRDRYQAQLQRIVRFRAAVDRYTQRGAGQTALPAADTVICRCEHATRADIDRALEQGVQDMASLKMRTRVSMGDCQGRMCVGYCSDRLREATGRADVGWLRPRFPIDPIPFSAFQNVGTEAVSHD, from the coding sequence ATGAGCCTCGATCCGGTGATTGTCGGCGGTGGGCCGGCGGGTATGGCTGCAGCCATTGAACTGGCCTCTCACGGGGTGCGTTGCACCGTGCTCGAAGAGGCGCCGCGCCTCGGCGGCGTCGTGTACCGCGGGCCATTGCGCGATGGTGTCAGCCTGGATTACCTGGGGCCGCGCTACCGCGAAGCCCTGGAAAAGCTCCACGGAGAATACCAGCGCCACGCCGGGTTGATCGATGTGCGCTTGGGCAACCGTGTCATCGGTGCCGAAGGTTTCCGGGCGCTGATGCTGCTGGATGCCGACGAGCGCCTGGGCGAGGTCGCCTATTCCCATCTGGTCCTGGCGGCCGGTTGTCACGAACGCAGTGTGCCGTTTCCTGGCTGGACGCTGCCGGGGGTGATGATGCTCGGCGGCCTGCAATTGCAGATCAAGAGCGGCGTGGTCAGGCCGCCGAGCCCGGTGGTGATCGCCGGCACGGGGCCGTTGCTGCCGCTGGTGGCCTGCCAGCTGCACGCTTCGGGCGTGGCGGTGGCGGGTGTCTTCGAAGCCTGTGGGTTCAGCCGGATCGCCAAGGAAAGCCTGGCGTTGCTGAACAAGCCGCAACTGTTCCTCGACGGCCTGAGCATGCTCGCCTACCTCAAGCTCAAGGGCATTCCCGTGCGCTATGGCTGGGGTGTGGTGCAGGCGGACGGCGAGGGTGAGCTGAGCCACGTCACCGTCGCGCCTTATTCCAATACCTGGGAACCGGACCTGAAACGCGCCGAACAGGTCCCGGCCCAGACCCTGGCAGTCGGCTACGGGTTTATCCCGCGCACGCAATTGAGCCAGCAGATGGGCCTGGAACACGGTTTCAGCGAGGACGGCTATTTGCGGGCCGTGTCCGATGCCTGGCAACAAAGCAGCGAAGCGCACATTCACCTGGCCGGCGACATGGGCGGGATCCGTGGCGGTGAAGCGGCCATGCTCAGCGGGCGCATCGCGGCGTTGTCGATCCTGATGCAACGCAACGTGCTGGACCTGTCCACGGCCCTGGCCCAGCGGGATCGCTACCAAGCGCAACTGCAGCGGATCGTTCGCTTTCGCGCCGCCGTGGATCGCTACACTCAGCGTGGTGCCGGGCAAACCGCGTTGCCGGCCGCCGATACGGTGATCTGCCGCTGCGAGCACGCCACCCGCGCCGACATCGACCGGGCGCTGGAGCAAGGCGTGCAAGACATGGCCAGCCTGAAGATGCGCACCCGCGTGAGCATGGGCGATTGCCAGGGGCGGATGTGCGTCGGCTATTGCAGCGACCGCTTGCGCGAAGCCACCGGGCGCGCCGACGTGGGTTGGCTGCGGCCGCGTTTCCCCATCGATCCGATTCCCTTTTCAGCGTTCCAGAACGTCGGTACGGAGGCCGTTTCCCATGATTAA
- the hcnA gene encoding cyanide-forming glycine dehydrogenase subunit HcnA: MQPQDVLRRTFDIQPLSRADMTVRLDGQVVNAAHGETVLTVIQSLGQRQVARNDHDQISGAYCGMGVCQCCLVKIDGRHKRRACQTLVRPGMQIETRANRMTETEAP; encoded by the coding sequence ATGCAACCTCAAGACGTTCTACGCCGAACATTCGATATCCAGCCGTTGAGCCGCGCCGACATGACGGTGCGCCTGGACGGGCAAGTCGTCAACGCCGCCCACGGTGAAACCGTCCTCACCGTCATCCAGTCCCTGGGTCAGCGCCAGGTCGCCCGCAACGACCACGACCAGATCAGCGGCGCCTACTGCGGCATGGGCGTGTGCCAGTGCTGCCTGGTCAAGATCGACGGTCGCCACAAGCGCCGCGCCTGCCAGACCCTGGTGCGCCCTGGCATGCAGATCGAAACCCGGGCCAACCGCATGACCGAAACGGAGGCGCCATGA
- a CDS encoding response regulator transcription factor has protein sequence MNRILTIEDDAVTAREIVAELTRNGLDVDWVDNGREGLERAVSGDYDLITLDRMLPELDGLVIVTTLRTMGVATPILMISALSDVDERVRGLRAGGDDYLTKPFATDEMAARVEVLLRRNNGTREPETALRVADLELNLISREASRNGQLLSLLPTEYKLLEFLMRNSGQILSRMMIFEEVWGYHFDPGTNLIDVHIGRLRKKIDPPGLEPLIRTVRGSGYVIAEPR, from the coding sequence ATGAACCGCATCCTGACCATCGAAGACGACGCCGTGACCGCCCGTGAAATCGTGGCCGAGCTGACCCGCAACGGCCTGGACGTCGATTGGGTCGACAACGGCCGAGAAGGCTTGGAACGGGCGGTCAGCGGCGACTACGACCTGATCACGCTGGACCGCATGCTGCCTGAGCTCGACGGCCTGGTGATCGTCACCACGCTGCGCACCATGGGCGTGGCCACGCCGATCCTGATGATCAGCGCCCTTTCCGATGTGGATGAACGCGTGCGTGGCCTGCGGGCCGGCGGCGACGATTACCTGACCAAGCCGTTCGCCACCGACGAAATGGCCGCCCGGGTCGAAGTGCTGCTACGGCGCAACAATGGCACCCGCGAGCCGGAAACCGCGCTACGGGTAGCCGACCTGGAGCTGAACCTGATCAGCCGCGAGGCCAGCCGCAACGGGCAACTGCTGAGCCTGCTGCCCACCGAATACAAGCTGCTGGAATTCCTGATGCGCAACAGCGGGCAAATCCTCTCGCGCATGATGATTTTCGAGGAAGTCTGGGGCTATCACTTCGACCCCGGCACCAACCTGATCGACGTCCACATCGGCCGCCTGCGCAAGAAAATCGACCCACCGGGCCTGGAACCGCTGATTCGCACGGTACGGGGTTCCGGCTATGTCATTGCTGAACCCCGCTAA
- a CDS encoding sensor histidine kinase, giving the protein MSLLNPAKGWRSSSSRLLALYSSLFVIWSAILMGVMYYEVFGYLDSLAKHSLMQRQHLFARIHGDQLEDALMASLTLDERGVDAYGLFDPQLRHLSGPILRVPADLPLDGKIHMLGGCVDSDEPGVPSDSCDAVATRTQDGRWLVLARDNGSLFAVTRIILHALFWGVSLTILPGIAGWHLLRRRPLRRIRQLQASAEAIVAGDLTHRLPLSSRRDELDMLAAIVNAMLERIERLMNEVKGVCDNIAHDLRTPLTRLRAQLYRIQQQAPDGSPEALQMDQVIAETDTLMARFRGLLRISELEDQQRRSGFVRLDPLQLLQELHDFYLPLAEEGELTFILEAPDALPLLNGDRALLFEAVSNLLSNSIKFTPPGGTVILRGVDQGDSTRIEVLDSGPGIPEAERKAVFRRFYRAEGSSQHGGFGLGLSIVAAIVNLHGFTLEVDSSEHGGARLVLDCRGTLL; this is encoded by the coding sequence ATGTCATTGCTGAACCCCGCTAAGGGCTGGCGCTCCTCCAGCAGCCGCCTGCTGGCGCTGTACAGTTCGCTGTTCGTGATCTGGAGCGCGATCCTGATGGGGGTGATGTATTACGAAGTGTTTGGCTACCTCGACAGCCTGGCCAAGCACTCCCTGATGCAGCGCCAGCACCTGTTCGCCCGGATCCACGGCGACCAACTGGAAGATGCGCTCATGGCCAGCCTGACGCTGGACGAGCGCGGTGTCGACGCCTATGGGCTGTTCGATCCGCAATTGCGCCATTTGAGCGGACCGATCCTGCGCGTGCCCGCCGACCTGCCGCTGGACGGCAAGATCCACATGCTTGGCGGCTGCGTGGACTCCGATGAACCGGGCGTGCCTTCCGACAGCTGCGACGCAGTGGCGACCCGGACCCAGGACGGCCGTTGGCTGGTCCTGGCCCGGGACAACGGTTCGCTGTTCGCGGTGACGCGGATCATCTTGCACGCGCTGTTCTGGGGGGTATCGCTGACCATCCTGCCAGGCATCGCTGGCTGGCACCTGTTGCGCCGCCGACCGCTGCGGCGGATTCGCCAGTTGCAGGCCAGCGCCGAAGCCATCGTCGCCGGTGACCTGACCCATCGCCTGCCGCTGTCGAGCCGACGCGATGAACTGGACATGCTGGCGGCGATCGTCAATGCCATGCTTGAGCGCATCGAACGCTTGATGAATGAGGTCAAGGGCGTGTGCGACAACATCGCCCATGACCTGCGCACCCCGCTGACGCGCCTGCGTGCCCAACTTTATCGCATCCAGCAGCAAGCGCCGGACGGCTCCCCCGAGGCCTTGCAGATGGATCAGGTAATCGCCGAGACCGACACCCTGATGGCGCGATTTCGTGGTCTGTTGCGGATTTCCGAACTGGAAGACCAGCAACGGCGCTCGGGCTTCGTGCGCCTCGATCCGTTGCAGTTATTGCAGGAGTTGCATGATTTTTACCTGCCCTTGGCCGAGGAAGGCGAACTGACCTTCATCCTGGAGGCTCCCGACGCCCTGCCCCTGCTCAACGGCGACCGGGCCTTGCTGTTCGAGGCGGTGTCGAACCTGCTGAGCAACTCCATCAAGTTCACCCCGCCGGGGGGCACCGTGATCCTGCGTGGGGTCGATCAGGGCGACAGCACGCGCATCGAAGTGCTCGATTCCGGCCCCGGCATCCCCGAGGCAGAGCGCAAGGCCGTGTTCCGCCGTTTCTATCGCGCCGAAGGCAGCAGCCAGCACGGCGGATTCGGCCTGGGCCTGTCGATCGTCGCGGCGATCGTCAATCTGCATGGGTTCACGTTGGAGGTGGACAGCAGCGAACACGGCGGCGCGCGGTTGGTGCTCGATTGCCGGGGGACGTTGTTGTAG
- a CDS encoding DUF1652 domain-containing protein, with amino-acid sequence MTHLAPLRTRLEESFTPLACECSLNGDGTLTVRLYHRESGEVDLVVSGMSLDSVRSEESIAKLIDELRYELHNTPLHRSDA; translated from the coding sequence ATGACCCATTTGGCTCCCTTGCGTACCCGCCTTGAAGAAAGTTTTACGCCGTTGGCCTGCGAATGCAGCCTCAATGGCGACGGCACCCTCACCGTGCGCCTGTATCACCGTGAAAGCGGTGAGGTGGACCTGGTGGTGAGCGGCATGAGTCTCGACAGCGTCCGCTCGGAAGAGAGCATTGCGAAGCTGATCGATGAGTTGCGTTATGAGCTGCATAACACCCCGCTGCATCGCAGTGATGCCTGA
- a CDS encoding helix-turn-helix transcriptional regulator, with amino-acid sequence MNQQVPTTDTNRRQLLQIIAGLSDGVMLIEVDQTIAWANAAALTMHGVKDLSELGTTAKQYAERFNLRYRNNHPLTEDNYPIARVARGDEFSDVLVEVTSQADPDRTWVHRIRSMVLADRNGEPELLVLILSDATEWASAEQRFEKTFGANPAPAVICRLSDLRYIKVNPGFLEMTGYSREQVIGRSVYELDVLEAAEKRDLAIERLGQGATIPQMQAELKLPDGTIKQVIVAGQPLDLHDEDCMLFSFMDMEPRRKAETALRQSEERFAKSFRLSPVPTLVCSAEQQLLEINEAFLQTTGYASEELLGKTVEEIGFLDKDAGAALFARLEKAAAVSSIDVKVHKKGGELIDCEVAADTVLIQDKPCYLLVLMNITERKRSELELVAAIEEVMKDASWFSRTLIEKLANVKSINAQVPSVSFTELTARERDVLGLICEGLADKEIAARLKLAPNTVRNHVATLYSKLDVHSRSEAIVWARARGLFANEWRMKAP; translated from the coding sequence ATGAATCAGCAAGTCCCGACCACCGATACCAACCGTCGTCAATTGCTGCAGATCATTGCCGGACTGTCCGACGGGGTGATGTTGATCGAGGTCGACCAGACCATCGCCTGGGCCAACGCAGCGGCCTTGACCATGCACGGGGTCAAGGACCTCAGTGAACTGGGCACCACGGCCAAGCAATACGCCGAGCGGTTCAATTTGCGTTACCGCAACAACCACCCGCTGACTGAAGACAACTACCCCATCGCCCGGGTTGCCCGTGGCGATGAATTCAGCGATGTGCTGGTGGAAGTCACGTCCCAGGCCGATCCGGATCGCACCTGGGTGCATCGGATCCGTAGCATGGTCCTGGCCGACCGCAACGGCGAGCCGGAACTGCTCGTGCTGATCCTCAGCGATGCCACCGAATGGGCCAGTGCCGAGCAGCGCTTCGAGAAAACCTTCGGGGCCAACCCGGCGCCGGCGGTGATCTGCCGCCTCAGCGACCTGCGCTACATCAAGGTCAATCCGGGGTTCCTGGAGATGACCGGCTACAGCCGCGAGCAGGTGATCGGGCGTTCGGTGTATGAACTGGATGTGCTTGAAGCCGCCGAAAAACGCGACCTGGCCATCGAGCGGCTGGGGCAGGGCGCGACCATTCCGCAAATGCAGGCCGAGTTGAAGTTGCCCGATGGCACTATCAAGCAGGTCATCGTCGCCGGCCAACCCCTGGACCTGCATGATGAAGATTGCATGCTGTTTTCCTTCATGGACATGGAGCCGCGCCGCAAGGCTGAAACGGCGCTGCGCCAGAGTGAGGAGCGCTTTGCCAAGTCGTTCCGACTGTCGCCTGTGCCCACCCTGGTGTGCAGCGCCGAACAGCAGTTGCTGGAAATCAACGAAGCGTTTCTCCAGACCACCGGTTACGCCAGCGAAGAGTTGTTGGGTAAAACCGTGGAGGAAATCGGCTTTCTCGACAAGGACGCCGGCGCCGCGCTGTTTGCCCGGCTGGAAAAGGCCGCCGCGGTCTCGAGTATCGACGTCAAGGTGCATAAGAAGGGCGGCGAACTCATCGACTGTGAGGTCGCCGCCGACACGGTGCTGATCCAGGACAAGCCCTGCTATCTGCTGGTGCTGATGAACATCACCGAACGCAAGCGCTCGGAGCTGGAGCTGGTGGCAGCGATCGAGGAGGTGATGAAAGACGCGTCCTGGTTCAGTCGGACCCTGATTGAAAAACTGGCTAACGTGAAGAGCATCAACGCCCAGGTGCCCAGCGTGTCATTCACCGAGCTGACGGCCCGGGAGCGAGACGTGCTGGGGCTGATCTGCGAGGGCCTGGCCGATAAGGAAATCGCCGCACGGCTGAAGCTTGCGCCCAACACCGTGCGCAATCATGTGGCGACCCTATATTCGAAGCTGGATGTCCATAGCCGCAGTGAGGCGATTGTCTGGGCGCGGGCACGGGGGTTATTCGCCAATGAATGGCGGATGAAGGCACCATGA
- a CDS encoding Zn-dependent hydrolase codes for MNAAIDVLQSTHQHINRDRLWQSLMDLAQLGATVKGGVCRLALTDLDRQARDLFVQWTQAAGCTVSIDGVGNIFARRPGRNPNLPPVMTGSHIDTQPTGGKFDGCFGVLSGLEVLRTLNDLNIETEAPLEVVVWTNEEGSRFAPCMMGSGVFAQKFTLEETLAKTDAEGISVGQALNTIGYAGPRPVSGHPVGAYFEAHIEQGPILEDEGKTIGVVMGALGQKWFDLTLRGVEAHAGPTPMHLRKDALVGASIIVGAVNRAALGHQPHACGTVGCLQAYPGSRNVIPGEVRMTLDFRHLEPARLDSMIAEVKQVIEDTCRQHGLTFDLKPTADFPPLYFDQGCVDAVRGAAQGLGLSHLDIVSGAGHDAIFLAELGPAGMIFVPCEGGISHNEIENAAPDDLAAGCAVLLRAMLAASQAIAEGRMAA; via the coding sequence ATGAACGCAGCCATCGACGTCCTGCAATCGACCCATCAGCACATCAACCGCGACCGCCTGTGGCAATCGCTCATGGACCTGGCCCAGCTCGGGGCCACGGTCAAGGGCGGTGTGTGCCGGCTGGCCCTGACCGACCTCGACCGCCAGGCCCGCGACCTGTTCGTGCAATGGACCCAGGCGGCGGGCTGCACCGTCAGCATCGATGGGGTGGGCAATATCTTCGCCCGGCGCCCGGGGCGCAATCCGAACCTGCCACCGGTGATGACCGGCAGCCACATCGACACCCAACCCACCGGCGGCAAGTTCGACGGCTGCTTTGGCGTTCTGTCCGGGCTGGAGGTGCTGCGCACCCTCAACGACCTGAACATCGAAACCGAAGCACCGTTGGAGGTGGTGGTCTGGACCAACGAAGAGGGCTCGCGCTTCGCTCCATGCATGATGGGCTCCGGCGTGTTCGCCCAGAAATTCACCCTTGAAGAAACCCTGGCCAAGACCGACGCCGAGGGCATCAGCGTAGGCCAGGCGCTCAACACCATCGGCTATGCCGGCCCGCGCCCGGTCAGTGGGCATCCGGTGGGGGCGTATTTCGAGGCGCACATCGAACAGGGGCCGATCCTCGAAGACGAGGGCAAGACCATCGGCGTGGTGATGGGCGCCCTGGGGCAGAAGTGGTTCGACCTGACCTTGCGCGGCGTCGAAGCCCACGCCGGCCCGACGCCGATGCACCTGCGCAAGGATGCCCTGGTAGGCGCCTCGATCATCGTCGGCGCCGTCAATCGTGCCGCCCTCGGTCATCAGCCCCATGCCTGCGGCACGGTCGGTTGCCTGCAGGCCTACCCGGGCTCGCGCAACGTCATCCCCGGCGAAGTGCGCATGACCCTGGATTTCCGTCACCTGGAACCGGCGCGCCTGGATTCGATGATCGCCGAGGTCAAGCAAGTGATCGAGGACACCTGCCGTCAGCACGGCCTGACCTTCGATTTGAAACCCACCGCCGACTTCCCGCCGCTGTATTTCGATCAGGGCTGCGTCGACGCCGTACGCGGCGCCGCCCAAGGGCTGGGCCTGTCTCACCTGGACATCGTCAGCGGTGCCGGCCACGACGCGATCTTCCTCGCCGAACTGGGCCCGGCGGGGATGATCTTCGTGCCCTGCGAAGGCGGCATCAGCCACAACGAAATCGAAAACGCCGCCCCGGACGACCTCGCCGCCGGTTGCGCGGTGCTGCTGCGAGCGATGCTGGCCGCCTCCCAGGCGATTGCCGAGGGGCGCATGGCGGCGTGA
- a CDS encoding NCS1 family nucleobase:cation symporter-1, with amino-acid sequence MTRSTVTERDGLFELEAGSDVLDSPRYNHDIAPTKVHERTWNKWHITALWVGMAICVPTYTLGGVLTAYFGLTVGEALLAILFANIIVLIPLTLNAFAGTKYGIPFPVLLRSSFGVIGSNVPCLIRALVACGWFGIQTMFGGLAIHLFLGSVFDGWKSLGGTGEVIGFMVFWVMNLWVVLRGAESIKWLETLSAPLLVLVGAGLLVWALPNVSLTELMAVPAKRPEGAGVTGYFLAGLTAMVGFWATLSLNIPDFSRYAKSQKDQIVGQIIGLPLTMFLFASLGVVMTAASEKLVGVTVSDPVSLIGHIQSPVWVALAMVLIIVATLSTNTAANIVSPTNDFQNLAPKLIGRTKAVMLTGLVGLALMAHELLKKLGLIVSEVSLESVYSNWLLGYSSLLGPIAGIMVVDYFLIKKQQLDLAGLYRDDIYPAWNWNGFIAFGVPVVLTLLSLGSDAFSWFYSYGWFTGSALGGVIYYGLCSLGASPSVAKTAV; translated from the coding sequence ATGACCAGATCAACAGTGACCGAGCGCGACGGATTGTTCGAGCTTGAAGCCGGCAGCGACGTCCTCGACAGCCCCCGTTATAACCACGACATCGCGCCGACCAAGGTGCACGAGCGAACCTGGAACAAATGGCACATCACCGCACTGTGGGTGGGCATGGCGATCTGCGTGCCGACCTACACCCTCGGCGGCGTGCTCACCGCCTATTTCGGCCTGACGGTGGGCGAGGCGCTGCTGGCGATTCTGTTTGCCAACATCATCGTGCTGATCCCCCTGACCCTCAATGCCTTTGCCGGAACCAAGTACGGCATTCCGTTTCCGGTGCTGTTGCGCTCATCCTTCGGTGTCATCGGTTCCAACGTGCCGTGCCTGATCCGCGCCTTGGTGGCGTGTGGCTGGTTCGGCATCCAGACCATGTTCGGCGGGCTGGCGATCCACCTGTTTCTCGGCTCGGTGTTCGACGGCTGGAAGAGCTTGGGCGGCACCGGTGAGGTGATCGGTTTCATGGTGTTCTGGGTCATGAACCTGTGGGTGGTGTTGCGCGGTGCCGAGTCGATCAAGTGGCTGGAAACCTTGTCTGCGCCCTTGTTGGTGCTGGTGGGGGCCGGGCTGTTGGTGTGGGCGTTGCCCAATGTCTCGTTGACTGAACTGATGGCGGTCCCGGCCAAACGCCCCGAAGGCGCCGGGGTGACCGGCTATTTCCTCGCCGGGCTGACGGCCATGGTCGGTTTCTGGGCCACCTTGTCGTTGAACATTCCGGACTTCAGCCGTTATGCCAAGAGCCAGAAAGACCAGATCGTCGGCCAGATCATTGGCCTGCCGTTGACCATGTTCCTGTTCGCTTCCCTCGGCGTGGTCATGACCGCCGCCTCGGAAAAACTGGTGGGGGTGACCGTCTCCGACCCGGTGAGCTTGATTGGGCACATCCAGAGCCCGGTGTGGGTGGCGCTGGCCATGGTGCTGATCATTGTCGCCACGCTGTCGACCAACACCGCGGCCAATATCGTTTCGCCCACTAACGACTTCCAGAACCTGGCGCCGAAACTGATCGGCCGCACTAAAGCCGTGATGTTGACCGGGCTGGTGGGGCTGGCGCTGATGGCTCACGAGTTGCTGAAGAAACTCGGCCTGATCGTCTCCGAGGTCAGCCTGGAGTCGGTCTACTCCAACTGGCTGCTGGGCTATTCAAGCCTGTTGGGGCCGATTGCCGGGATCATGGTGGTGGATTATTTCCTGATCAAGAAACAGCAACTGGACCTTGCCGGGCTGTACCGCGACGACATTTACCCGGCGTGGAACTGGAACGGTTTCATCGCCTTTGGCGTACCGGTGGTGCTGACGCTGTTGTCCCTGGGCAGCGATGCGTTCAGCTGGTTCTACAGCTATGGCTGGTTCACCGGCTCGGCGCTGGGTGGGGTGATTTATTACGGGTTGTGCAGCCTGGGAGCGAGCCCGTCCGTCGCTAAAACCGCGGTGTGA
- the hydA gene encoding dihydropyrimidinase — translation MSLLIRGATVITHDESYRADVFCADGVIKAIGDNLDVPATVEVLDGSGQYLMPGGIDPHTHMQLPFMGTVASEDFFSGTAAGLAGGTTSIIDFVIPNPQQSLMEAFHQWRGWAEKSASDYGFHVAITWWSEQVREEMAELVSHHGVNSFKHFMAYKNAIMAADDTLVASFERCLELGAVPTVHAENGELVYHLQRKLLAQGITGPEAHPLSRPSQVEGEAASRAIRIAETLGTPLYLVHVSTKEALDEITYARSKGQPVYGEVLAGHLLLDDSVYRHPDWQTAAGYVMSPPFRPRGHQEALWHGLQSGNLHTTATDHCCFCAEQKAAGRDDFSKIPNGTAGIEDRMAVLWEEGVNSGKLSMQDFVALTSTNTAKIFNLYPRKGAIRVGADADLVLWDPQGSRTISAKTHHQQVDFNIFEGKTVRGVPSHTISQGRLVWADGDLRAERGAGRYIERPAYPAVFDLLSKRAELNKPTAVKR, via the coding sequence ATGTCTCTGTTGATCCGTGGCGCCACCGTTATTACCCATGATGAAAGTTATCGCGCCGATGTGTTTTGCGCCGACGGCGTGATCAAGGCCATTGGTGACAACCTGGATGTTCCGGCCACTGTCGAAGTGCTCGATGGCAGTGGTCAATACCTGATGCCCGGCGGCATCGATCCCCATACGCATATGCAGTTGCCGTTCATGGGCACGGTCGCCAGTGAAGACTTCTTCAGCGGCACGGCAGCGGGCCTCGCCGGGGGCACCACGTCGATCATCGACTTCGTGATTCCCAACCCTCAGCAGTCGCTAATGGAAGCCTTTCATCAATGGCGCGGCTGGGCCGAGAAAAGCGCCAGTGACTACGGTTTCCACGTGGCGATCACCTGGTGGAGCGAACAAGTCCGCGAAGAAATGGCCGAGCTGGTCAGCCACCACGGGGTGAACAGCTTCAAGCATTTCATGGCCTACAAGAACGCGATCATGGCCGCCGACGACACCTTGGTCGCGAGCTTCGAGCGCTGCCTGGAGTTGGGTGCGGTGCCCACCGTGCACGCGGAGAACGGCGAGCTGGTCTACCACCTGCAACGCAAGCTGCTGGCCCAGGGCATCACCGGGCCCGAAGCCCATCCGCTGTCGCGCCCCTCGCAAGTGGAAGGCGAAGCCGCGAGCCGCGCCATCCGCATCGCCGAAACCCTGGGCACGCCGCTGTACCTGGTGCACGTGTCCACCAAGGAAGCCCTGGACGAAATCACCTACGCCCGCAGCAAAGGCCAACCGGTCTACGGCGAAGTATTGGCCGGACACCTGCTGCTGGACGACAGCGTCTATCGCCACCCGGACTGGCAGACCGCCGCCGGTTACGTGATGAGCCCCCCCTTCCGCCCACGCGGGCATCAAGAGGCACTCTGGCACGGCTTGCAGTCCGGCAACCTGCACACCACCGCCACCGACCACTGCTGTTTCTGCGCCGAGCAGAAAGCCGCCGGGCGTGATGACTTCAGCAAGATCCCCAACGGCACCGCCGGGATTGAAGACCGCATGGCCGTACTCTGGGAAGAAGGGGTCAACAGCGGCAAATTGTCGATGCAAGACTTCGTCGCCCTCACCTCCACCAACACCGCGAAGATCTTCAACCTCTACCCACGCAAGGGCGCGATCCGCGTCGGCGCCGATGCGGATCTGGTGCTCTGGGATCCCCAGGGCAGCCGCACGATCTCAGCCAAGACCCACCACCAGCAAGTGGACTTCAACATCTTCGAAGGCAAGACCGTGCGCGGCGTGCCCAGCCACACCATCAGCCAGGGTCGGCTGGTGTGGGCCGACGGCGACCTGCGGGCCGAACGCGGCGCCGGGCGCTACATCGAACGGCCGGCGTATCCGGCGGTGTTCGATTTGCTGAGTAAGCGGGCGGAGCTGAATAAGCCAACTGCTGTGAAACGCTGA